actcTATCTTACTGTTCACAATGAGAGAAACTGAGAGATAGCTCTGTACTATTTCTGCAACTTTTCTGCCAGTCTGAAAttaattccaaaatttaaaaaaatatatattttaaaaagatgattagGTTAAGTTTCAAATTCTACTCAGACATTCAACAAAGATTGATTGTTACATGTCAGGCACTGGGTACACATTAGTGACCAAAAGTCACGGTCCCATCCCTTGTGGGGTTTACAACCTGGTGATAATTTGGCAGGAATAATATCCCGATTGCTTCTTTAAAGCAAACCTCAACTACAAAATACAGTAAACGAAATCTTGTCTGATGAGGTTTATAAGCAGAATCCTGCCTCTCTCACTGCCTTGGACTTTGGCAAAGCTCACTTCACCGTGTATAGGTTCCCTCAGAGGTAAGATGGGGCAAAAATTGGTTCCCTCAAAAGTGCTTGACAGTGCTTAGCCCGCATTAAAACACACACTAAATGTGATTTTCATTAGGATtagaacaattatttaaaaacatagtgATTCGTAACACCAGTATGGAGACGCAAAATATCGACAGGAAGAGTGACATTTCTGTCAAGGACTCGGATGTGAAAACAGAAATGTCCTTCCAGCGGTGACCATCACAGCGTGAGTTCATAAACGACAACTCCGCCCCTCCCTCGCGCTCCGGCCCCGCCCCTCTCTCGCGctccggccccgcccctccctcgCGTTctggccccgcccctccctcGCGCTCCGGCCCCGCCCCTCTCTCGCGTtccggccccgcccctccctcgCGTTCTGGCCCCGCCCCTCTCTCGCGctccggccccgcccctccctcgCGCTCagttcctcccctccctcccggCCACCCTCTTTAGCCCTCAGCCCGGCTCCTTTTCGCTCCCCTCTCAGCCTTCGACCCCAGAACGTGGGGGTTTGACGCCCACGCTGGTGGGAGGGACTTACAGAAGAGAGATCTATAGTGATTCTCGGCTTTGAAATCCCAGATCCCGACGCGGCGGGGCGAATCTGATAGTGGCCGAGCTCAGCCTTGTATAACAATGCACAGCTTTACACAACCAACGCAGACAGGCTTTTAAAGGCGCCGCTGCTGGCCCCTGACTTTGTCATTATCTTCGCGCAGACCTACCTTCTGCAGTGATGCCCCTGATGCGGGCTCCGCTCCTGATCGCCCTGGGCTTGCTTCTGGCTGGCCCTGAGGCCCTTGCAAAGGTCTTACTGGACCAGGTAAGTGCCGCTCTGTCAGGAGGCTGCTTCCAGCATCTTGGCCCCGCTGAGGGCGTGCGGGTCATGATGGGATATGGGGGGTGGCTTCTCCGGTCTCTACAATTCCTTCTCTGCAGCAGCAGCGCCTCCCAAAGTCACTAACTTGGTCTCAGTgggtcttttcctttctcccGGTTGTTTCTCCATGTAGGGGAGGAAGAAGCTTTCCTCTGCCTTCTAGGTGCTGTCAGTTGGCCTAATAATCAAATCGACATGATggacaagagaaaataacaaaatgtagTTACATAAGTATGTAGGAAATgtgccaaagtggcacatcttGGGGAAGTCTATTCTGAATCCCTTCGCCCCTCTGTACAGTGAGGGTGGTCTATAAGACCTTATTCGGCTCCAGACTTGTTTGGAAGGTTTAACCTCACTCATGTACTCTCCTGCCCTCTTTCCAAACGTCTGCGTGAAATTTTGCAGAATTGGAAGACTAAGGCACTGTTTACCTGCCCACCACTTCCACCCCTTGCAAAGGCCTGGCACCCATCCCTTCTCTGTACTTCTCCGTGGCTTGGCCTGTCCTGATGGGTGGGTGGGTTTGAAAGGCCATCCAAGCCAGAAGGTCCAGACTTGTTCCTCTGGTGACAGAGATCCAGCCCTGCTCCTGGTCGTGAGCCATGGAGAGGCTCTGGCCTCCAAGCTTGCCCGTTTACTTCTCACTCAGCAAGCTCCAGAGCCTTGGGACAGGGAAGTTCTGTCATTCAGAGACCAACCACCTTGGAAATATTTGTCTGTGAGGAACAGTGTGGTATCAAGGGAACTGGAATAGGACAGAGCTGGGAGGCTTGGCTGCTGATCCCGTCTCTGTCTCTAATCCATGGGCATGGCCTGTGGGTTCCCTGAATCCTagtctcttcatctataaaatgggcatgatgTAGCCAACCTGCATTTCTTGTGGGTTGTGGGTGAAGGGAAACGCTTTCATGGATGGGAAAGCTCTAAAATCTTAAACAAAGTGTGACATTAGCCAGTGGGCTCAGCCTTACCCTGCCTTTGGGACAAGGAGTCTGTTTTATCTATTGAATGAAGAAGCCAGGGcctttggctttatttttccaGAGGATTCAATTTGTCCCTGAGTGTGGGTTGAGAATGTTTCTCTTGTCTCCAGGTGTGACCACTATGAGGTGGAGTTCGGCTAAGACTCAAGCTTGCCCTACAGCCCCATTCTCCTTCCTATATGTCTTGGCTATGGATGCCATTCCAGACCATTCCAGAGGGTCTTAGGTTGGCAGCTTTGGAGAGGCCTTGAGATATCATAGAGTTCCCCCACTTCACTCAGGCCCATAGTGGAGGACAGGGTACTCACCCAAAATTACACAGCAAGTGGCAGTTTCGATCCTTCTCTGTTAGCATCCAGCTCTTCTCTGTATTCATGTGGTTCAAAGCCCTGTCCCTGAGATCATGGGCCAGAGGAAGGCTTTGGGGTGAAGGGGGTGTTTGAGCATCCAGAACCCTGAGTTCCAGTTCCTCTTCTTGTATTAACCAGTTTCAGGATGCCGGGCTGTGGTAAGGATTAGAGAATGGGGGAGAATGTCTAACCTTGTGCTGGACATACAGACTCTGAGACAGTATCATGACTGCCATGTATTGTGTACATCCTATGTGCTATGTGTTAGGTCATGTGCCTTTTTCCTAATAAACTTTCTTGGAGaagtaattttagatttacagagaagTTACACTGATAGTACCGAGATCCCATATACGCCTCACCCAATGTCCTCGAAAGTTAACATCTTATGTACCAGGTGCACATGTCAAAACTGGAAAACCAGCATTGGTACATTACCATTAATGCGACACTAGACTTTAGGGATTTGACCAGTTTTTCCAGGAATGGCCtctttctgtttcaggatccaatccaggtatcacattgcatttgttGTCATTGTCTCCCCAgtctcctctggtctgtgacagttttTCAGGTGAATGTTTTCATGGGCTTGACAGTTTATAGGAGTTGTGACCTATACTTTCTgtatactgtttccccgaaaatcagacctagccagatcatcagctctaatgtgtcttttggagcaaaaattaatataagacccggtcttattttaatataatataagaccgggtcttatgtaatgtaatataatatagtatagtatagtatagtatagtataatataatataatataatataatataatacaatacaatacaatacaatacaatacaatacaatataacataatacaataccgggtataatataatataatataatataatataatataatataataccgggtcttatattaatttttgctccaaaagaggcattagagctgatggtctggctaggtcttctttttgaggaaacatggtacaaaCTTCTCCCTCACACAGTAGCCCTGTGAGAAGATAAAATTATGCTCATTTGATAGACGAGTAAACTGAACTTAAAAGCGGTTTACTTAGCCATGGTCTCAGCTAGTGAGATCAGCTGAGGtctgatttgaacccaggtctgtgatTTGTACCCATATTTCTGGCTCCAGAACTGTGCCTTTCCCCTCTGCACTATGTTGCCCGATGTTGCCATTTCTTGCATGTTGGGATAGCAAGTATCTGGTGCCAGGCTTGGTCCTTAGCAGACATTGCTAATCTATACCTCCTTTTCCGGGTGCAGAATTGATTGCCACAGAAGCCTCTGGTCATGCATTGGGAAACAACCTGTTACGTCtcccccagggcctggggggagggggagctttggagaggggaggggattCTTCAGTTCCAACAGGGCACTCTGGATGCTTCCTCCAGCCTGGAATCATTCCTCAGTATGAATGAGGCTCCCTTAGAATCTGTGAAGGCAGCCCCCCAAAATGGCTAGTCCTCCTACCTACCCTCCAGCCCACCTCTTAATTCCAGGCACTCTCATTTGATGGTCGCCTCCTCATTGGTCTCCCCACTTCTACCTGTTCTGCTCCAAGCTGTTCTCAGCCATAAACCAGAGTGTGGCACTCTCCTGCAATGGGGTTCCATTGCACTTACAGAAAATCCAGCCTCCTGACAAGGCCCTGCATGAAGTGACCTTGCCACCCCTCCAAGCTCATCTGGGCAGCTTGTCCACTGCATCTAACACACTGGCCTTGTAGTGCCAGAGCAGCTAAGCTGCTTCCTACCACACGGCCTTTGTGTGTGTTCCCTCCTTCTCGTGGTACTTACAGGGCTGACTCCTCATCCTGCAGGAGTCAGCTTAAGTATCACTTCCTCACCATCCTATTTAATACTGGACTTCTGTGTTACTCTCagtcttcctttttgtttccctATGGCACTTAGAAATCATAGTGGGTGATATGTATTTACATGAGACTGTAAGCGCCTCAAGACAGGGCAGGAACATTTCTAACTGTTTTCCACTGTTAACACAGCACTTATCCCAGGGCCTGTGATCattgctccataaatatttgtggaatgaatgttAAAGGATGCATTTATTGACTCCTCTGTAAGGGGCCCTAGGGAATATAGGGATGAATTGGACCCTGTCCTGCCTTTCTTAGTCATGGCACAATGTTTCATTCCAAGGGACAGAAACTCATTCCAAGAAGCTCAGGTAAAGGTAAGTTTTTTCCAGGTACACAGGAATCTCACGGAACTGGTGACAAGAAGTGGAGGATGGATGTCTGATGGCTGTTCATTTAGTGAGTCAGCCCATGCTTTGGGCCTGGCATTGTGTTGAGCTTTCCATTCATGCTGTCACCCTCACAACCGCCCTGAGAGGCAAGGATAAAAGCCTTCATTTACAAGTTGTGGCAATTGGGGCTCCAAAGAGTAAACTGTCCTATATAATCACATGATGTGGTGGCTGGGCTATGATTTCAACCCACGTCTGTTGACTAAAGCCTTGATGACACCGTATCTCATGCCAAAGCCATGCCCTTCACTGCCTATTTAGATAGGGTAGGGAGGGGGGGAGGTGACTCCATCTGTTCTTTTTTCCATAGCCTAGCAGAGCCCTTAGTTCTTGTCCCTTTGTCTTGGTCATGGGTCTAGGAGTTCTAGCCCCATCCCAAAGCTATGACCCAATGACAATGCAAACCCCAATGTCCCCTGAGTGGTTTTGCCTCCATCTCAATTCCCAAATCAGAGGCAGAGAGAATCTGTCAGCTAAGCAGCTTGGGTtaggtgttcccttttggcctagTTGGCTGTGGGTGTGTTGATGCATGATCCCTGTGACCAGCTTGGGAGTGTGGGACTGGTAGGTTTTCCTTTTAAGTTGGGATGTGCATGGTGGCTGTGCTGTGTCTCACAGGTGGCCTTAGGGGGCTGGGAAAGGTGTGAGCGGGTGGGCAGTCTGCACAGTATAGGAAGTTTGATCACAGACAAGCAGACAGGGTCTCGTGGGAGCATGGAGTCAGTGGTCATGTGTAGCTGGACAAGATGGTGGAATCAGGAGACCTCGGGGTGAGAAGTGACTcagcagaggggaggagggtggctcAGGTGGGGACAGGGCACGAGCAATGGGATGGGAGGAAGAAATCACTAGTTAGGATTGGGCAAGTTCATTCAGTGGGGGTGGTTTATCAACAAGTGGCTCACCGGggatctttttgtgtgtgtgctagtCCCTTGGGTTAATTGTCCACCCCTTGAGGGTGAGGTTTTGCATGTTATGTTTCCCACTGTGTTTTGTGTTTCCTGTTGTTCCTGGCTCTGAATTGGGGTGGAAGGAGTGGGGTGTGTGATGGGAATAAGGTCCTGGGCATGGCTGCAAAGGGGAATCCTCCAGGAGTTTCCCTCTAAGGAAATCCCAAGACTgactggagaggggaggggagcagggaggcaggagaTCGGGAAAGCTCCCACCAGAGGCAGACATGGTCAGTCTCCTGTCTGCAAGCTCAAGGTCCGGTATATTGTGCTTTATAGTTCAGCACACTTTTGGGAGATTATGTCTTTTGAGTCTTTTACTGTAGTCCTGCCTATGAAATGAGTAAGACAGTGTTTTATCTCAGGTTTACagatgaagctcagagagggtagGTACCTCGCCCAACCTCACACTGTCTCTGTTGATTCTTTTGATGTGTGAGAGTTCCTTTGGtcaacttttctcttttctcgCTGCCATGATTATCCGTTGCCACTTCAGTTCAGTAGCTTTTCCTGGGAGAACTGCGATGAGGGCAAGGACCCTGTGCTGATCAAAAGCCTGACTGTGGAGCCGCACCCCATTGTACAGCCTGGAAATGTGACTATCAGTGTTGAGACGCAGTCGAGCATCCCCGTCAGTGCTCCTCTGAAGGTGAGTCCGGGGTGGGTGGCACTGGTGAGGGGCCGGAGGGAAGGAGCCCTGGGCCAGCTGGCAGAGGCCCTGAGGGACGTACGCTCAGGGAACTGTAAAGAACTGGCATCTCAGAGCAGCAAAGGAGGGATGGGTTGGTAGAAGGGTCCTCAGGTTCAAATGGATCACAGTGTCATAGGATTGGAAGGAATCTGATGTCAGCCCAACAACTTCTTACTGAGGACGCAAATGACTGATCTCCTCGCCCCTGGCAGGGAGTGCTCCAGACTCCCGAACAGGATGCTCACTGTTGTCTGACAGCTCCGCTCAGGCAATTTGGTTTTGGTAGCATtgacattattcattataaaacAGACATATCAATCAGCAAGAGATAGGTAGTCaactttagaaaatgcaaaaatggtcaaaatgaggggaaaaataaaagaaattaacctGAAGTCTCACTCCCTAGTGATCAGGACTAAGTACTTCGAAGATTTTGAAATGCTAGGGTTTGGAATGTTCCCCCATCCCAAGCGCACGTAacatacatattcatttttaatggatATACGTGAAAATAATCATATGTGTAAATGGACTCCTGTAAACTAACTCCTCACGACATAGTCATTGCTAGCTATTTATATAACCAATGGGTATTGACTCCCTAAAGAATTCTAAGACTGGTTCTGTGAAGGGGAGAAACAAATCACATTTGATTATTAATGTCTGCCAAGGGTACAGGAAAGGATAAAATTGGACACGTGCCACAGTATTGCCATTTTTGGATCAGAATATCTCCAAGACCCTAACCAATTAAAAATTCTGTGGTTGAAATAAAATTCTGACCTTTTAAAGAGGCAGAGGAGCTGGTATGTTTGCCTTGGAATTTACACTTTCTCAAATTCTTTCTCACCAGATGGAAGTAACTATGCAGAAAGAAATGGCTGGCTTCTGGGTCAAAGTCCCGTGTATGGAACAATTTGGTAGCTGTACCTATGAAGATATGTGCAATGTATTTGACACTTATGTTCCCCCTGGAGAATCCTGCCCAGAGCCCCTGCACTCCTATGGCCTTCCCTGCCACTGTCCCTTCAAAGAAGTAAGTGCTTAGGAAAGGAGAGCATTATCCTCCATGGCTGGAGTAAAGGCATGGGGTTTAGAGGGAAGGTCCTTGGGTTTTCCTCCTGCATATCTGGATGTCTATGGAAGGATGTAAATTGGTGTGATCTATGCTGAATTGCTTAGCCTTGGGGGGggctcagtttattcatctgtgaaatgggaggcTTGAACTTCGATGTGACCTTCAGTGCCCTTTAGCTATAACATTCCATGCTCTACAGTGCTATGGCAATCTCTAATGTCCTGTGGCCCTTAGGCGAATGGGAGGAGGGTCCCATCAGTAGACTCCCACTGACCTGTGATCCACTGGCTTTCCCACAGGGCACATACTCCCTGCCCAAGAGTGTTATCACCCTGCCCCCGCTGGACCTGCCCGGCTGGGTCAGTACTGGAAACTACCGCATCCAGAACATCCTAAGCAGCGGCGAGAAACGTCTGGGCTGTTTCAAGATCGATGTCTCTCTAGCAAAAAATGCGCCACCAGCTACAGCAGAATGAAGCGGTGTGAGGAAGGCATCCCTCTTCCTCTGTCTTGCATTTGCCAAGGCCAAATTCTGATTCCCTGTCCCCCTTCAGGCCCCTTTCTACTGTGATGCCCCTACCCTTGCTGAAAATCTTTTTGTGCCACCTCCATTTGAGGTGTGGGCAAGCAGCCCTAACCTAAGGGAGCACGAGCTTGGCGGTTCTCGATAGCCCTGGACATCTACTGGGCCGGCCGCTTCAttttcctcctcacccccagGGCTTTCTTTCTAACCGCTTAACTCATTTTCTGTACCGTCAGGGGTAGGACCTACATGTACTGTGAGCCCAAGTTCAGGTTGACTCCGTCTTGCTCTCCTGAAGTAACTTTAtgattttttcattaaattttttttctttttaacaaaaaaacagtgtattaacagttttcattttattccaacCCTGTCTTACAATGAAGGGCCTGACATAGTCTGTTCTAAGTCTATTCCTCCATTAACGTCTATGATTACTTTAGTATTCTTTTCTAGATTTGCCCAGTTAACAGTGGTGCATAGTGTATCTTCCTGGAGAGGCAGGGcacgtggtggtggtggtggtgggggtgggggcttcacTGGGAGAGAGATTTAAGAATGTTCTCTGTGTTTAAGACAGTTTACAAACGCAAGTGCCTGCCTGTAGGGCCAAGCACGAGACATTAACGAGCAGCAAGGACCACAAGGAACGCATgtgtcttcccttttcctttttcataactGCACATATGCACTGATATGAGGCAGCCGGTGCCCAGTCTCGATTTGGGGATGTAATTAGGGAtgatggggatgggggtgagTTGGAACGGGCACATGCTGTTTGTAGGGGCCACTGCTGTCTAGATATAGCCAGTTAGTGCCACATGAGAATGTTGTGGGCCCAGTTTGCCAagtattcttgtttttttttttccttagagaagCTGGAATCCAGAGTTTTATATGAAATCTTACAATGTTTAAATATTggcaagtaatttttaaaaaaactgtgtgGGCCAAAGGGGCCACATAGACTTGTCAGTGGGGAAATTTGGCTCAGGGTGGCCAGTCTGCGACCTCTAATGTAAGAATGTGCATGCTTTGTTTTTTCAGTCTCAGGACAATTCCTCTGGCACCGTATGTCCTTCCACAGAGCCACATCTGTAGTGTCAGACCCCCGGAGCAGGCCCTGCCAGTGCTGGGGAAGACAGAGATGGCCTCTCAGAGCTGTGAGTGCTGTCAGGCTCACTGTGGCACATGCTCAGCACTGGACCCGCCAGCAGCTGCTCTGCAGCGGGATCGCTGCCCGGGTTTGTCCATTGTCCTGTCCTTGGTGACAACTTACTGACCCACCGACCAGCTCTGAGTTCTGGGCTCATTCAAAGCCTGGAATGGCAATatagtcatgtgccacttaatgacagggatacgttctgagaaatgtgtcgttaggcaattttgtcattgtgcaaacatcaccgaGGGCACTTACACAAACCCTGATGGGCTAGCCTCCTGCACACCTAGGCTGTGTGGTACAGCCTGTTGCTCCTCGGCTACAAACCTGTAGAGCacgttactgtactgaatactgcaGGCAGTTGTAACACAGTGGTAGTATTTCTAAACACAGAAGAGATACAGTAAAAATACTCACATGCTTATGATGATGTGTTGCACATTCTGATGGTTATGCTGTTACTAGGCAACAGGCATTTCAGCTCCATTATACTCTTATGGGACCTCCTTCATACGAGGTCTGACCTTCATACCTGGTCCATCGTTATACAGCGCGTGACTAAATCTTTTTAACTTGCTGAGAATTCTTCCTTTGCCTTggctgtgtatttttttcttattgatcacATCTCAGGATTTCAGGAGCTTTTATGGTGGGCTGTTCCTGTTGGAAGGCTTTGCTGCAGTCGTGCAGATGAGCCGAGGCGATGCCAGGGACTGACCCTTGTTTCTGCTCATGAGCTGCTTGTTATCGCTGATTCATTCAGCCTCATCACCATCCAACTTGGTTCACTCCTTTGCTTTCCCATCACAGTGTGACCTCTCCAGCTTTTGTTCCCTTCCTGGATTTTCAGCCTTGTTCTCACAGTCATTTTTTAGTTCACATCCTTGAATGTAATCTCTGGCTCACTCAATCTTTTTATGCCATGCCATGCTCTTGGGTCAGATGCTCTTCTGGGTCTCAGTGGGGAAGGTGGTGAGAGATCTCAAATCACAGGGCAAAGtagactttttaataaatggtact
This Rhinolophus sinicus isolate RSC01 linkage group LG10, ASM3656204v1, whole genome shotgun sequence DNA region includes the following protein-coding sequences:
- the GM2A gene encoding ganglioside GM2 activator, encoding MPLMRAPLLIALGLLLAGPEALAKVLLDQFSSFSWENCDEGKDPVLIKSLTVEPHPIVQPGNVTISVETQSSIPVSAPLKMEVTMQKEMAGFWVKVPCMEQFGSCTYEDMCNVFDTYVPPGESCPEPLHSYGLPCHCPFKEGTYSLPKSVITLPPLDLPGWVSTGNYRIQNILSSGEKRLGCFKIDVSLAKNAPPATAE